In Mytilus edulis chromosome 7, xbMytEdul2.2, whole genome shotgun sequence, a single genomic region encodes these proteins:
- the LOC139482925 gene encoding adhesive plaque matrix protein 2-like, with amino-acid sequence MKKNQDLHIQIFKIPQDLHTKLPRLTHRNNKCAARPTHRNDKCAARPTHRNDKCAARPTHRNNKCAARPTHRNNKCAARPTHRNDKCAARPTHRNNKCAARPTHRNDKCSAIPTHRNDKCAARPTHRNDKCAARPTHRNDKYAARPTHRNDKCAARPTHRNNKCASRPTHRNNKCAARPTHRNDKYAARPTHRNDKCAARPTHRNNKCASRPAHRNNKCASRPTHRNNKCVSRPTHRNDKCASRPTHRNDKCASRPTHRNDKCAAKPTHRNNKCASRPTHRNNKCASRPSHRNNKCASRPTHRNDKCASRPTHRNDKCASRPTHRNDKCASRPTHRNDKCASRHTHRNDKCVSRPTYRNDKCASRPTHRNDKCASRPTHRNDKCASRPTHRNDKCASRHTHRNDKCVSRPTQKR; translated from the coding sequence atgaaaaaaaaccaagactTACACatacaaatctttaaaattcCACAAGACCTACACACAAAACTCCCAAGACTTACACATAGAAACAATAAATGTGCTGCAAGACCTACACATAGAAACGATAAATGTGCTGCAAGACCTACACATAGAAACGATAAATGTGCTGCAAGACCTACacatagaaataataaatgtgcTGCAAGACCTACACATAGAAACAATAAATGTGCTGCAAGACCTACACATAGAAACGATAAATGTGCTGCAAGACCTACacatagaaataataaatgtgcTGCAAGACCTACACATAGAAACGATAAATGTTCTGCAATACCTACACATAGAAACGATAAATGTGCTGCAAGACCTACACATAGAAACGATAAATGTGCTGCAAGACCTACACATAGAAACGATAAATATGCTGCAAGACCTACACATAGAAACGATAAATGTGCTGCAAGACCTACACATAGAAACAATAAATGTGCTTCAAGACCTACACATAGAAACAATAAATGTGCTGCAAGACCTACCCATAGAAACGATAAATATGCTGCAAGACCTACCCATAGAAACGATAAATGTGCTGCAAGACCTACACATAGAAACAATAAATGTGCCTCAAGACCTGCACATAGAAACAATAAATGTGCCTCAAGACCTACACATAGAAACAATAAATGTGTCTCAAGACCTACACACAGAAACGATAAATGTGCCTCAAGACCTACACACAGAAACGATAAATGTGCCTCAAGACCTACACATAGAAACGATAAATGTGCTGCAAAACCTACACATAGAAACAATAAATGTGCCTCAAGACCTACACATAGAAACAATAAATGTGCCTCAAGACCTTCACATAGAAACAATAAATGTGCCTCAAGACCTACACACAGAAACGATAAATGTGCCTCAAGACCTACACACAGAAACGATAAATGTGCCTCAAGACCTACACACAGAAACGATAAATGTGCCTCAAGACCTACACATAGAAACGATAAATGTGCCTCAAGACATACACATAGAAACGATAAATGTGTCTCAAGACCTACATACAGAAACGATAAATGTGCCTCAAGACCTACACACAGAAACGATAAATGTGCCTCAAGACCTACACACAGAAACGATAAATGTGCCTCAAGACCTACACATAGAAACGATAAATGTGCCTCAAGACATACACATAGAAACGATAAATGTGTCTCAAGACCTACACAGAAAAGATAA